A DNA window from Salvelinus namaycush isolate Seneca chromosome 30, SaNama_1.0, whole genome shotgun sequence contains the following coding sequences:
- the LOC120024993 gene encoding ras association domain-containing protein 10-like: protein MMESKESKISVWVCREEKLVSGLSKRTTCADVVNVLLEDQNLQQCVSVAMLSGSPQSYCIAEKWRGSERILPNKTKILRLWGAWGEEQENVRFVLVKNEASLANHGPRSAEARVVLSKESPCIYKGTARATMGFSPEKQRRIVRKAFRKLDKINKKRAQTVSKDAPTGEKMETLVHLVISQDHTIRQQIQRIKELDREIERYEAKVHFDRMKMHGINYVQDTYLVDAHSDGLSKQEGEKPCSAEAVAQFEEYAQRCEEVIRLQDELAEHEALMDSITVEIQEELNQRWMKRRQEELSSKEVKPSAGETAMWVSTAHATHTDTLALEADTSFENDLLLEEERIKTQLDTSLYIGLRLNTDLEAIRNDLNVTQDIWGAKEKEIRDLLEKVNSLYIEDDETPSEDNDCNSVVTEAAMMRPLETKSEWVEQARGLSKTCNANDDDSDTGLSSMHSQDSDNPPVCESLV, encoded by the coding sequence ATGATGGAGTCCAAGGAAAGTAAGATATCTGTGTGGGTTTGCCGAGAGGAGAAGCTTGTCTCCGGACTGTCAAAGCGCACCACCTGTGCAGATGTGGTCAATGTGCTCCTAGAGGATCAAAACTTGCAACAATGTGTCTCTGTAGCCATGCTCTCGGGATCACCCCAGTCCTATTGCATCGCAGAAAAATGGAGAGGATCTGAACGAATTTTGCCGAATAAAACAAAGATCCTTCGACTTTGGGGCGCGTggggagaggagcaggagaaCGTGCGGTTTGTGTTGGTTAAAAATGAGGCTTCTTTGGCTAACCATGGACCCCGGAGCGCAGAGGCCCGTGTGGTGCTCAGCAAGGAGAGCCCGTGCATTTACAAGGGGACAGCAAGAGCCACCATGGGCTTCTCACCTGAGAAACAACGTCGGATTGTCAGGAAAGCTTTCAGAAAGttggataaaataaataaaaagagggCGCAAACCGTGTCCAAGGATGCGCCCACTGGGGAGAAAATGGAAACTTTGGTTCACCTGGTCATATCCCAGGACCACACAATCCGCCAACAGATCCAGAGAATTAAAGAactggacagagagatagaaaggtaTGAAGCTAAAGTTCATTTTGACAGGATGAAAATGCATGGGATCAATTACGTGCAGGACACATACTTAGTGGATGCGCATTCTGACGGGCTCTCCAAGCAGGAGGGTGAGAAGCCGTGCTCGGCGGAGGCTGTTGCCCAGTTTGAGGAGTATGCCCAACGGTGTGAGGAGGTGATTAGACTTCAGGATGAATTGGCTGAGCACGAAGCGCTCATGGACAGCATTACTGTGGAGATCCAAGAGGAACTGAATCAGAGGTGGATGAAGCGAAGGCAAGAGGAGCTGTCAAGTAAAGAGGTGAAACCCAGCGCGGGAGAGACCGCTATGTGGGTATCAACAGCCCAtgcgacacacacagacactttaGCCCTCGAAGCTGATACATCATTCGAGAACGATTTGCttctggaggaggagaggatcaaAACACAGCTGGATACTAGTTTATACATTGGACTGCGCTTGAACACGGATTTGGAGGCTATTAGAAATGATTTGAATGTAACCCAGGATATTTGGGGGGCGAAAGAAAAAGAGATACGGGATTTGCTGGAGAAAGTGAACTCATTGTATATAGAGGATGACGAGACACCAAGCGAGGACAATGACTGCAACTCTGTGGTTACTGAGGCAGCAATGATGCGTCCCCTGGAGACGAAAAGTGAGTGGGTGGAGCAAGCCAGGGGGCTTTCAAAGACATGCAATGCCAACGATGACGACTCAGACACTGGCCTGAGCTCCATGCACAGTCAGGACTCGGATAACCCACCTGTGTGCGAGTCATTGGTATAA